One Dryobates pubescens isolate bDryPub1 chromosome 33, bDryPub1.pri, whole genome shotgun sequence DNA window includes the following coding sequences:
- the CCNL2 gene encoding cyclin-L2 isoform X2, whose product MNDSLRTDVFVRFQPESIACACIYLAARTLEIPLPNRPHWFLLFGATEEEIQEICLKILQLYTRKKVDLSDLESKVEKKKLAIEEAKAQAKGLVPEGAPSLDNTSGFSPIPKNESPKEVKGNKPSPLPVQAMKNAKRKTEAAKRTSSNSPVNGVQKGRESRSRSGSRDPSYSRSPSRSASPKHRKSESYSTSSGSKSHSRSRSRSDSPPRQFNHGSGYKGSKVRSYKKSKDYKYSAHKGRKSRSRSSSRSRSRSRERSDHSGKYKKKSHYYRAQRHERERSYERAAHRYDRDHPGHSRHRR is encoded by the exons ATGAATGATAGCCTGAGAACAGATGTCTTTGTACGGTTCCAGCCAGAGAGCATTGCCTGTGCATGCATTTACCTCGCAGCTAGGAcgctggag ATTCCACTTCCCAACCGCCCACACTGGTTTTTGCTGTTTGGAGCAACAGAGGAGGAAATCCAAGAAATCTGCTTGAAGATTTTGCAGCTCTACACCAGGAAAAAG GTTGATCTCTCTGATCTGGAAAGTAAagtagaaaagaagaaattggCAATTgaagaggcaaaagcacaagCTAAAGGTCTGGTGCCTGAGGGAGCCCCAAGTTTGGATAACACCTCAGGATTTTCCCCTATCCCCAAAAATG AGTCTCCAAAAGAAGTCAAAGGAAATAAACCTTCGCCGCTACCTGTGCAGGCAATGAAGAATGCCAAGAGGAAAACAGAGGCAGCAAAAAGAACCAGTTCCAACAGCCCAGTAAATGG GGttcagaaagggagggagagcagaagtCGAAGTGGGAGTCGAGACCCGAGTTACTCGAGGTCACCGTCCAGATCTGCCTCCCCTAAGCACAG GAAAAGTGAAAGCTACTCCACCTCCAGCGGCTCCAAGTCCCACAGCCGCTCGCGGAGCCGCAGCGATTCCCCTCCCAGGCAGTTCAACCACGGCTCCGGCTACAAAGGCTCCAAGGTGAGGAGCTACAAGAAGTCCAAGGACTACAAATACTCCGCTCACAAAGGCAGGAAGTCTCGCAGCAGGAGCTCCTCCCGCTCCAGGAGCCGCTCCAGGGAGCGCTCAGACCACTCTGGGAAGTACAAGAAGAAGAGTCACTACTACCGGGCGCAGCGGCACGAGCGGGAGCGCTCCTACGAGCGAGCCGCCCACCGCTACGACCGAGACCACCCCggccacagcaggcacaggaggTGA
- the CCNL2 gene encoding cyclin-L2 isoform X1 gives MAAGSGSAAAVVAVGGSGPAGPLSAGATAVGSAPAGSGAPVPGPGAVLIGDRLYSGVLITLENCLLPEHTLRFTPSMSSGLDPDTETELRVTGCELIQAAGILLRLPQVAMATGQVLFQRFFYTKSFVKHSMEHVSMACVHLASKIEEAPRRIRDVINVFHRLRHLREKKKPVPLILDQEYVNLKNQIIKAERRVLKELGFCVHVKHPHKIIVMYLQVLECERNQHLVQTSWNYMNDSLRTDVFVRFQPESIACACIYLAARTLEIPLPNRPHWFLLFGATEEEIQEICLKILQLYTRKKVDLSDLESKVEKKKLAIEEAKAQAKGLVPEGAPSLDNTSGFSPIPKNESPKEVKGNKPSPLPVQAMKNAKRKTEAAKRTSSNSPVNGVQKGRESRSRSGSRDPSYSRSPSRSASPKHRKSESYSTSSGSKSHSRSRSRSDSPPRQFNHGSGYKGSKVRSYKKSKDYKYSAHKGRKSRSRSSSRSRSRSRERSDHSGKYKKKSHYYRAQRHERERSYERAAHRYDRDHPGHSRHRR, from the exons ATGGCGGCGGGGTCCGGCAGCGCGGCGGCTGTGGTAGCGGTGGGAGGCAGCGGCCCGGCGGGGCCTTTATCTGCTGGTGCTACGGCGGTAGGGTCCGCCCCGGCGGGGAGCGGTGCGCCGGTACCGGGCCCTGGGGCGGTGCTGATCGGGGACCGCCTGTACTCGGGGGTGCTGATCACGCTGGAGAACTGCCTGCTGCCCGAGCACACGCTGCGCTTCACGCCGTCCATGAGCAGCGGCCTCGACCCCGACACCGAGACCGAGCTGCGCGTCACCGGCTGCGAGCTCATCCAGGCGGCCGGCATCTTGCTTCGTCTGCCGCAG GTGGCTATGGCTACAGGACAGGTGCTATTTCAGCGGTTTTTTTATACCAAGTCTTTTGTGAAGCATTCCATGGAG CATGTGTCGATGGCCTGCGTCCACCTGGCATCCAAGATCGAAGAGGCCCCTCGGCGCATCAGGGACGTGATCAACGTCTTCCACCGCCTGCGGCATCTGCGGGAAAAGAA GAAACCTGTGCCTCTAATACTGGATCAGGAATATGTGAACTTGAAGAACCAAATTATTAAGGCAGAAAGAAGAGTCTTAAAGGAGTTGGGATTTTGTGTTCATGTGAAGCACCCTCATAAG ATAATCGTTATGTACCTTCAGGTATTAGAATGTGAACGTAACCAACACCTGGTCCAGACCTCATG GAATTACATGAATGATAGCCTGAGAACAGATGTCTTTGTACGGTTCCAGCCAGAGAGCATTGCCTGTGCATGCATTTACCTCGCAGCTAGGAcgctggag ATTCCACTTCCCAACCGCCCACACTGGTTTTTGCTGTTTGGAGCAACAGAGGAGGAAATCCAAGAAATCTGCTTGAAGATTTTGCAGCTCTACACCAGGAAAAAG GTTGATCTCTCTGATCTGGAAAGTAAagtagaaaagaagaaattggCAATTgaagaggcaaaagcacaagCTAAAGGTCTGGTGCCTGAGGGAGCCCCAAGTTTGGATAACACCTCAGGATTTTCCCCTATCCCCAAAAATG AGTCTCCAAAAGAAGTCAAAGGAAATAAACCTTCGCCGCTACCTGTGCAGGCAATGAAGAATGCCAAGAGGAAAACAGAGGCAGCAAAAAGAACCAGTTCCAACAGCCCAGTAAATGG GGttcagaaagggagggagagcagaagtCGAAGTGGGAGTCGAGACCCGAGTTACTCGAGGTCACCGTCCAGATCTGCCTCCCCTAAGCACAG GAAAAGTGAAAGCTACTCCACCTCCAGCGGCTCCAAGTCCCACAGCCGCTCGCGGAGCCGCAGCGATTCCCCTCCCAGGCAGTTCAACCACGGCTCCGGCTACAAAGGCTCCAAGGTGAGGAGCTACAAGAAGTCCAAGGACTACAAATACTCCGCTCACAAAGGCAGGAAGTCTCGCAGCAGGAGCTCCTCCCGCTCCAGGAGCCGCTCCAGGGAGCGCTCAGACCACTCTGGGAAGTACAAGAAGAAGAGTCACTACTACCGGGCGCAGCGGCACGAGCGGGAGCGCTCCTACGAGCGAGCCGCCCACCGCTACGACCGAGACCACCCCggccacagcaggcacaggaggTGA
- the MRPL20 gene encoding 39S ribosomal protein L20, mitochondrial, with product MVLLGAPRWIRSRLTDRFWRVQEVLKYARHFRGRKNRCYKLAVRSVRRAFVKSTKARKEKKRFLRALWITRIEAASLEHGLKYSAFISNLFKSQVALNRKVIADLAIYEPKTFKSLAALAQRRRQEGFLAALGDGKEPEGIFSRMVHQY from the exons atggtgctgctgggcgcCCCGCGCTGGATCCGCAGCCGCCTCACCGACCGCTTCTGGAGGGTGCAGGAGGTGCTCAAGTATGCACGG CACTTCCGTGGGAGGAAGAACCGCTGCTACAAGCTGGCTGTGCGCAGCGTCCGGAGAGCTTTCGTGAAGTCCACAAAGgccagaaaagagaagaagagattcCTCAGAGCG ctctgGATCACTAGGATTGAAGCAGCTTCTCTTGAACATGGTTTGAAGTACTCAGCTTTCATAAGCAATCTGTTTAAG TCCCAGGTGGCACTGAACAGGAAGGTGATTGCTGATCTGGCTATTTATGAGCCAAAGACATTCAAGTCCCTGGCTGCCTTAGCCCAGAGGAGGAGACAAGAAGGCTTCCTTGCTGCCCTAGGAGATGGAAAAGAGCCAGAGGGGATATTTTCACGTATGGTTCACCAGTATTGA